The genome window ATAAATGGCTGAAAGCCTGCGAAACCCAAACCGGCAGCATCGTTTCCGCCGATGGCGCGATTTACGCAATTCGCCGGGAACTGTTCGAAATGCCCGCATCCACCGCCGTAACCGATGATTTTGCGATTTCCACAGCGGTAATTGACAAAGGCTACCGACTGGTTTTTGATGCGGAAGCACTGGCATTCGAAGATCCGATGCCGGATGCCGGACGCGAATTTTCCAGAAAAGTGCGCATCATGAATCGTGGTTTGCGCGGCGTTCTGATGCGAAAATCATTGCTAAACCCATTTAAATCAGGCTTTTACGCCGTTGTTTTATTTTCGCACAAATTGCTGCGGCGAATGGTGCCGTTTTTTCTGATAGCGCTGTATATCACCAGCTTGGCGTTGACCGGCACATCGCTGTTGTTTACTGTTGCGGCAATCGCGCAAACTGTTTTTTACGGTTGGGCGTTGCTCGGATTTTTTCTGCGACGAACCGCGATCGCCAAAATCAAAATATTGTATATTCCATTTTTCTTTTGTTTGGCAAATGCGGCCGCTTTGGTCGCGTTTATCAACCTGCTTTCCGGTAAAAAAATTGAACGGTGGAATCCGCAAAGAAAAACCAGCGCAGGCTTAAAGGCCGAAAGTTAAACCTGAAGTATAATTCTCAATATAAATTTGAAATTTCGAAAACGGAGTTTGAATGCGATTACTTATAGCCAGTTCTATTTATCCGCCAAAGGTGGAAGAACTCAAACAAAAACATGATGTTATCTGTGCGTACAACGGCAGTGAAGATGTATTGAAAAATGCCATCACCAACCGGCAAGTACTTATTTTCCGGAGCGGTGTGCAGATTTCCGCAGCCGTAATGGAAGCTGGACCTGAGTTGGAATTGCTCATCCGGGCAGGTTCCGGAACGGATAATATCGACATGGATTACGTTCAGCAACGCGGGTTGAAACTCATTCGGGTTCCCGAACCGGGCGCAAAAGCAGTTGCCGAAATGTCATTCACGATGATGTTGATGCTCGCCCGCAACTTACGCAAAGCTGACACTTGGCTTCGCGAAGGCAAATGGGGCAAAACAGAACTCACCGGATATTTGCTCACCGGCAAAACCCTCGGCGTTATCGGTTGCGGCAACATCGGCTCACGTGTGGGGTGGATGGGTGCAGCATGGGATATGAAAGCCATTGGCTGCGTTGATGAATCCGATAAAAATGCTGATTATGTTTCGTACTGCGCTGCCAAAGGCATTCGCCTGACCAGTTTCGATGAAGTGCTCGAAACCGCAGATTTTATCAGCATTCACGTCCCGCTGATGGATAGCACTCGCGGATTGATCGGTGCAAAGGAAATTGCCAAAATGAAAAAAGGGAGCTATCTCGTCAATCTCGCCCGCGGTGGCGTGGTGGACGAAGATGCGCTGTACGATGCGCTCGTTTCCGGACATCTGCGCGGCGCCGGAACCGATGTTCACATGAATGAAGGCAAAAATTTCCATTCGCGATTGACGGCATTGGAAAACGTTGTGCTTACACCGCATATTGGCGCACAAACGTTCGATTCGCAGATGGAAATCGGCGAACGGATTACCCAGATTTTGCACGAGCACATCACCGAAAAAAGCAGCGTTTTATAGCTGTAAATATTGAATTTAGGAATGATTAGAGAAGCAACCGACAACGATCGTGAAGCGATCATTCAATTGATCGATGAA of Calditrichia bacterium contains these proteins:
- a CDS encoding hydroxyacid dehydrogenase — protein: MRLLIASSIYPPKVEELKQKHDVICAYNGSEDVLKNAITNRQVLIFRSGVQISAAVMEAGPELELLIRAGSGTDNIDMDYVQQRGLKLIRVPEPGAKAVAEMSFTMMLMLARNLRKADTWLREGKWGKTELTGYLLTGKTLGVIGCGNIGSRVGWMGAAWDMKAIGCVDESDKNADYVSYCAAKGIRLTSFDEVLETADFISIHVPLMDSTRGLIGAKEIAKMKKGSYLVNLARGGVVDEDALYDALVSGHLRGAGTDVHMNEGKNFHSRLTALENVVLTPHIGAQTFDSQMEIGERITQILHEHITEKSSVL
- a CDS encoding glycosyltransferase family 2 protein, with the translated sequence MNKTVRKAPATPTISLIIAAYNEEDGIAAKLENSLSLDYPSDLLEIIVVSDGSDDRTAEIVATFKNRGVKFLNLPRRGKIFALRDAVAQSTGRVLVFSDANTEYHPQSLRKLAENFADPQVGGVCGNQLHKKHRTADNASQGESLYWGYDKWLKACETQTGSIVSADGAIYAIRRELFEMPASTAVTDDFAISTAVIDKGYRLVFDAEALAFEDPMPDAGREFSRKVRIMNRGLRGVLMRKSLLNPFKSGFYAVVLFSHKLLRRMVPFFLIALYITSLALTGTSLLFTVAAIAQTVFYGWALLGFFLRRTAIAKIKILYIPFFFCLANAAALVAFINLLSGKKIERWNPQRKTSAGLKAES